Within Corynebacterium timonense, the genomic segment CGGCGAGCTCCGAGGCCCTGCCCCCGCCGGAGCCGGACTGGTGCCCCGCCGTCGAGGTGGTGTCCATCCCCGGCACGTGGGAGTCCTCCCAGGACGACGACCCGTTCAACCCGCAGGCGAACCCGTATTCCTTCATGCTGTCGATCACCCGCCCGCTGCAGGAGGCCTACTCCATCGACGACGTGCGCGTGTGGACGACGCCGTACACGGCCCAGTTCCGCAACATCCAGACGGCCGCGGGCCGCACGGAGATGACCTACGACGAGTCCCGCGCCGAGGGCACCGCCCGCGCCAACGGCGAGCTCGCCTTCGTCAACGAGACCTGCCCGAGCACGAAGTTCATCGTTATGGGCTTCTCGCAGGGCGCGGTGATCGCCGGCAACATCGCCAACCAGATCGGGACCGGAGCCAACGCCGTTCCGCCGGAGAAGCTCCTGGGCGCGGTCATGATCGCCGACGGCCGGCGCGAGCCGGGCGTCGGCGTCAACCCTGGCGTGGAGATCCCGGGCACCGGCGCGGAGATCGCCCTCCAGCCGCTCAACCGCGTCGTCCAGGCGGTGACGCCGGGGGCGACCATGACGGGGGCGCGCGAGGGTGGCTTCGGCGCCGTCGCGGACCGCGCCTTCGAGATCTGCGCGCCGAACGATTCGGTGTGCGACGCGCCGCAGGACTTTGGCACGCTGCTTGACCGCGCGGGCGAGCTCTTGCTGGCCAACGGCAACCACGCGCAGTACGCGACCAACCCGGAGGTCATCCCCGGCACGACAACGACCCAGTGGTCGATCGATTGGGCCCGTGGCGTGATCGACCAGCAGCTCGGGCGGTAACATTTCAAACGCCCAAACAAAACAACGAAGGAGTCTCATGGACCTGAGCGTCATCATCCAGCGCTTCATCGACGACGACGGCACAATCGCCCTCCCGCAGAACTTCACCATCCCCGCGCTCACCGAAATGCTGTATTTCATGGGTGCGCAGCTGGGGCAGTTGGATGAGATCAACATCCGTTTCTGGGACTTCTCGGAAAGCTCCGAGGGCGAGCTGCGCACCATGACGCGCCGGGAGGTCAACACCCGCGTGAAGGCTGTCGCGGCGCGCCTCATGCAGGTGGGGCAGCCGGGCGACCGGGTCGCCATCCTGGCGAACAACTCCCCCGAGTACCTTTTCGGTTTCATGGGCGCGATGTACGCCGGCCAGGTGCCCATCCCCCTCTACGACCCGAACGAGCCCGGCCACGGCGAGCACCTGCGCGCCGTGCTCAGCGACTCGGGGGCGACAACCGTGCTGACCAACAAGGCGGGCGGGCCCGCGGTGCGCGCCTTCTTCGCCGACCTGCCCGCGGCCCAGCGCCCCCGCATCCTCTCGGTGGATTCCCTGCCCGACTCCCTGGCCGAGTCCTGGGTGCCCCTGGAGACGCCTGAGGGCACGGACACGGCGAACGACACCGCCTTCCTGCAGTACACCTCGGGGTCGACCCGCATGCCGGCCGGTGTGATCATCACCAACGAGTCCATCGTGACCAACGTGATCCAGATTTATACGGCGGTGGACCTGCAGCAGCCGCTGCGCGCCCCGATCTGGCTGCCGCTGCACCACGACATGGGCATCATCGTCTCCATGCTGCTCGTCGTGCTGGGCAACGAGATCGAGCTGATGTCCCCGCGCGACTTCATGCAGCAGCCGAAGCGCTACATCAAGCAGCTGTCGCGCCGCGAGGACGACCCGGACGACGTGCACATTTACTCCCTCGTGCCCAACTTCGCCCTCGACGTCATGGCCCGCTACGCCAAGCTGAGCGAGGAGGACGGGGTGGATCTGTCCGCCGTGGAGGGCCTCATCATCGGCTCCGAGCCCGTCACTGAGCGGGGAGTGGAAACCTTCGTGGGGGCCTTCGAGGAGTACGGCATGCGCCGCCCCACGATCCGCCCGGGCTACGGCCTCGCGGAGGCGACGCTCATCGTCACCACCGCGCAGACGGAGGACCGGCCGAAGTTCCTCAAGCTCGACCGCGAGAAGCTCACGGAAGGCAAGGCGGTCGCGTCCGAGGATGGCGTGACGATGGCGTCGACAGGCCAGCCGGTGCGGTGGATGAACTTCGCCATCGTGGACCCGCAGACCCGCAACGAGGTGCCCGAGGGCACCGTCGGCGAGATCTGGATCAACGGCGCCAACGTCGCCGGCGGCTACCTCGACCGCGAGGAGGAAACCCGCGAGGCCTTCTCCAACACCATCGGGGAGACGCTGCAGGAGGGCCTGCCCGAGGACAACTGGCTGGCCACGGGCGACCTCGGCGCGCTCGTCGACGGCGAGCTCTACATCACCGGCCGCCTCAAGGACCTCATCGTGGTCGCCGGGCGCAACCACTACCCGCAGGACATCGAGGACACGGTGCAGCGCGCCACCGAGCACGTGCGCACCGACTCAGTCGCGGCCTTCGCCGTGCCGGGCGATAACGTTGAGTGCCTCATCGTCTTCGTCGAGCGCGCCGACGACGCTGACCCGGCCGGGGACGCCGCCGCGGAGGACGCCATCCGCTCGGCCGTGACCTCGGTCCACGGCATCTCGCCTGACGTCATCGCCTTCCACGCCCCGAACGAGATCGCGCGCTCTTCCTCTGGCAAGATAGCCCGCCGGGTGAACATGACGAGGTTCCTCGAGCGAGATAACGGGTAACGCTCGGGCCCTCGTCAGCGATAGGGAGTGCTATGACTGAAAATGAGCTAAGCGTCTGGCTGCAGAAGTGGGTCGCGGAGGCCGTCGGCCTCGAGCCAGATGAGGTCGAGCCGACGAAACCGCTGGAGGCCTTCGGTTTATCCTCCCGCGACGCGGTCATCATGTCCGGCGAGCTGGAGAACCTGCTCGGCCGCCGCGTCGACCCCACCGTGGCGTACCAGTACCCGACGATCGCCACGCTCGCGGCCGCGCTGACGGCGGCCGAGGGGGAGAGGCGCCCGGTGAGGCGTCGTCACGCGAGCTCGTCCCCGGGGGCGCACGACATCGCGATCATCGGCTCGGCCGGGCGCTTCCCCGGCGCCGAGAACAACGACGAGTTCTGGCAGGTGCTTATCGACGCCCGATCGACCACCGGGCCCCTGCCGGAGAAGCGCTGGTCGGAGTACGCGGGCGACCCCGTCGTGCGCTCGAAAATGGCGGAGGAGAACACCGACGGCGGCTACCTGTCGGACATCGAGAGCTTCGACAACGAGTTCTTCGGCCTGAGCCCGCTGGAAGCGGTGAACATGGACCCGCAGCAGCGCGTCATGCTGGAGCTGGCGTGGGAGGCGCTCGAGGACGCGAAGCTGCCCGCGAGCTCGCTGCGCGGCGAGCCAGTCGGCGTCTTCGTCGGCTCCTCCAACAACGACTACGGCATGCTCATCGCCGCGGACCCGGCGCAGGCGCACCCCTACGCGCTGACGGGTTCGTCGAGCGCGATCATCCCGAACCGCATCTCCTACGCCTTCGACTTCCGCGGGCCCTCTATCAACGTTGACACGGCGTGCTCCTCGTCGCTGGTCTCGGTGCACCACGCGGTGCGCGCGCTTCGCGACGGCGAAGCCGACGTCGCTCTCGCCGGCGGCGTGAACATCATGGCGAACCCCTTCGCCTCCCTCATGTTCGCCGAGCTCGGCGTCATCTCCCCGACGAGCAACATCCACGCGTTCTCCGAGGATGCCGACGGCATTGTCCGCTCGGAGGCGGCGGGTTTTGTCGTGCTCAAGCGCGTTGACGACGCCCTGCGCGACGGCGACACCATCCTCGCCGTGATCAAGGGCTCCGCCACCAACTCCGACGGCCACTCCAACGGCCTGACCGCGCCGAACCCCGACGCGCAGGTCGACGTGCTCGAGCGCGCCTACGCGGACGCGGGACTCGACCCCGCCGCTGTCGACCTCGTCGAGGCGCACGGCACCGGCACCCTGCTCGGCGACCCGATCGAGGCGACGGCCCTGGGCACGGTGCTCGGACGCGGCCGCGACGGCGCCAGCCCGCTGCTGCTCGGCTCCGCGAAGTCGAACATCGGGCACTCTGAATCCGCCGCGGGCGTGGTCGCGCTGATCAAGGTGCTCGAGGCGCTCAAGCACGACACGATCCCGGCCTCCGTGAACTACGTCGGGCCGAACACCTACGTCGACTTCGACGCGCAGCACATCGAGGTGGTGGAGGACCCGCGCGAGTGGCCGCGCTACTCCGGGCGTCGCGTCGCGGGTGTGTCCGGGTTCGGCTTCGGCGGCACGAACGCCCACGTCGTGCTCGCGGACTTGGACCCGGCCGAGTACGACACCGACGCGGCCGCCACGCCCGCCGAGCTGCTCGGCGCGGGCGCCGTGGGGCTGCCGGTGTCGGGCCTTTTGCCCTCGCGCCGAGCCGCGGCTGCCGCCGGGCTCGCCGACTTCCTCGAGGGGCGCCCGGACGCGGACCTGCAGCCGGTGGCCCGCTCGCTGGCCACACGCAACCACGGCCGCAGCGCCGCTGTCGTCCAGGCGTCGACCGTCGAGGAGGCGGTGAAAAAGCTGCGCCAGGTCGCCGAGGGCAAGGTCGCCCCCGGCATCGCCGTGGCGGACGCGCCCGCCGCGATGGGCCCCGTCTTCGTCTACTCCGGCTTCGGCTCGCAGCACCGCAAGATGGCGAAGCGGCTGCTGGAGACCTCGCCGCTGTTCCGCCGCCGCATGGAGGAACTCGACGAGTACGTGCAGTTCGAGGCGGGCTGGTCGATGCTCGAGATCATCCGGGACGACGAGCTCACCTACGACACGCTCACCGGCCAAGTCACCATCACCGCCATTCAGATCGCGCAGACGGACCTGCTGGCCTCCCTGGGCATCACGCCCGCCGCGACCATGGGCATGTCCATGGGGGAGATGGGTGCCGCCTACGGCGCGGGCGGGATCACCGCGCGCGACGCCATCCTCATCGCCTGCCACCGCGCCCGCCTCATGAGCGAGGGCGAGGCGATGATCGCCGGCACCGCCCAGGAGGGCGCGATGGCGGTCGTCGAGCTCAGCCGCGAGGAGCTGAGCGATTTCGTCGACGCCCACCCCGAGGCGCAGGGCGCGGAGCCCGCCGTCTACGCCGGGCCCGGCATGACCACCATTGGCGGCCCCGCGACGGCGGTCGAGTTCGTCGTCGCCGAGCTGGAGAAGCAGGAGAAGTTTGCCCGCACGCTCAACGTGCGCGGCGCGGGCCACACCAGCATGCTCGACCCCATCATGGGCGACCTGGCCGGCGAGCTCGCCGGGCTCGAGCCCTCCCCGCTGACGGTGCCGCTGTTTAGCTCCGTCGACCGCGGCGTGGTGTACCGCCCCGGCGAGGTCGTCCACGACGCCGAGTACTTCCTGCGCATGACCCGCCACTCCGTGTTCTTCCAGGACGCCACGGAGGCGGCGCTGGCCGCGGGGCACACTGCCTTCGTCGAGATCTCCCCGAACCCCGTCGCGGTGATGGGCATGATGAACACTGCCTTCGGCGCGGGCAAGCCCGACACGCAGCTGCTGTTCACCTCGAAGCGCAAGATCGACGAGGTGGCCAGCCTGCTCGACCTCGCCGCGAAGCTCTACGTCCAGGGCGTCGACGTCGACTTCCGGGGCTTCTACGGGCCGGGCCGCGTCATCGACGCGCCGCGCACGCCCTTCAAGCGCACCCCGCTGTGGACAAAGGCCCGCCCCTCCTCCGCGTCGACCTCCCTGTTGGGGGCGAAGGTGACGCTGCCGGACGCGACTGTCGCCTACTCTATCCAGGCCGACCAGGTGTTCAGCCCGCACCAGCTCATCGAGTCGGTCGCGGAGGAGGTCGCGCCGGGTGCGCGGGTCGTGGCCACCGAGGAGTCCGGGTACCTGCCGGCCGACGGCGAGCTGACCACCATCGTCGCCACCTCGCTCGGTGGGGCGAGCATCAAGGTCTACCACGGCTCCGAGCTCGTGGTGGAAGGCTTCGCCACCGCCCTCGAGCTGGGTGAGAAGCGCGGCCTGCAGGGCGTCGCCGACGTCACGCCGACCCCGACCCCGGCGCCCCTCGACGAGGAGATCGAGGCCGTGCGCTGGGACCCGCACAGCGGCGAGACGGTGCGCGAGCGCCTGCGCGCGATCGTGTCCGAGTCGATGGGCTACGACGCCGAGGATCTGCCGGACGAGCTGCCGCTCATCGACCTCGGCCTCGACTCCCTCATGGGCATGCGCATCAAGAACAGGGTGGAAAACGACTTCCAGATTCCCCCGCTCCAGGTACAGGCGCTTCGCGACGCCTCCGTCGCCGACGTCATCAGCATGGTCGAAGACGCCGTGGCGGGCCGCCCCGACGCGCCGCAGCCGCTACCGTACAACTCCGAGAACCGCACCCCGGCGGCCGCCGCGACGAAGGCGCAGGGCGTGGGCGTCGCCCCGCGCGATGCGGCGGAGCGCCTTGTCTTCGCCACCTGGGCGAACTACGTCGGCGCCGCCGCGGCGGGCGTCACCTCGGAGCTCCCGCAGATCACCGAGGAGCAGGCCGAACACATCGCCGCGCGCCTGAGCGAGCGTGCTGGGGTGGAGATCACCGCGGCGTTTGTTCGGGGCGTCGATACGCTCGAGCCCCTCGCCAACGAGGTGCGCGAGGGCCTGGAGACCCCCGTCGAGGGCAACATCCGCGTGCTGCGCGAGCGCACGGAGGGGATGGACGCCCCGAGCGTGTTCGTGTTCCACCCGGCGGGCGGCTCGAGCATCGTGTACGAGCCGCTGGCCCGCCGACTCGGAGAAAACGTGCCTGTCTACGGCGTGGAGCGCCTCGAGGGCAGCCTGGAGGAGCGCGCGGAGGCGTACCTGGAGGACATCGAGCGGCTTGCCGCGGGCCGCCCCGTGGTCCTCGCCGGGTGGTCCTTCGGCGGCGCGCTGGCCTACGAGGTCGCCGAGCGCCTCGGCGACGACAAGGTCGCCTTCATCGCGCTTCTGGATACCACCCAACCCTCCGAACCCACCCCGAACACGCCGGAGGAGACGCGCGCCCGCTGGGAGCGCTACGCCGCCTTTGCCAAGGGCGCCTACGGCCTGGATTTCCCGGTGCCCTACGAGCTGCTCGACTCGGCTGGCGAGGAGGCTGTGCTGAACATGCTCGGCGAGTTCCTGGCCACGACCGACGCCTCCGAGCACGGCCTCGCCGCCGGCGTGCTCGAGCACCAGCGGGCCTCCTTCGTGGACAACCAGATCTTGGCCAACCTCGACTTCGGCCGGTGGGCCGCGGTGTCCGTGCCCGTGCTGCTGTTCCGCTCGGAGCGCATGCACGACGGGGCAATCGTGCTCGAGCCCGCCTACGCGCACATTGACGACGACGGCGGGTGGGGCGCTATCGTGGATGACCTCACCATTGTCCACCTGCCGGGCGACCACCTCGCGGTCGTGGACGAGCCGGCGGTGGGCATCGTTGGCAAGCACATGAACGAATGGATTGACAATGTCGACAGCCTCTAAGCTCGCTGACCTGCGCGCGCGGCTGGAAAAGGCCCAGGACCCCGGGTCGGAACGGGCGCGCAAGCGCCGCGACGACGCCGGGCAGACCACCCCGCGCGAACGCATCCACGCGCTCCTCGACGAGGGCTCCTTCGTCGAGATCGGCGCCCTCGCCCGCACCCCAGGCGACCCCGACGCCGTGTACTCCGACGGCGTGGTCACCGGCTACGGCCGCGTCGACGGGCGGCCCGTGGCCATCTACGCTCACGATAAGACCGTGTACGGCGGTTCCGTCGGCGTGACCTTCGGGCGCAAGGTGACCGAGGTGATGGAGATGGCCATCAAGGTCGGCTGCCCCGTCATCGGCATCCAGGACTCCGGCGGCGCCCGCATCCAGGACGCGGTGACCTCGCTGGCCATGTACTCCGAGATCGCCCGCCGCCAGCTGCCACTGTCGGGGCGCTCCCCGCAGATCTCCATCATGCTGGGCAAGTCCGCCGGCGGCGCGGTGTACGCCCCCGTGACCACCGACTTCGTCGTCGCCGTCGACGGGCAGTCCGAGATGTACGTGACCGGCCCGAACGTCATCCGCGAGGTCACCGGCGAGGACATCTCCTCCGCCGAGCTCGGCGGGGCGCGCATCCAGGAGCAGTCCGGCAACATCCAAGCCGTTGTCGCCACCGAGGAGGAGGCCTTCGACTACGTCCGCGACCTGCTCGCCCTCCTGCCCACCTCGGCTTTCGACGACAGCCCCGTCGCCTGGGCACCCGCCGACGAGGACCTCGACGATTCCGAGTTGGACACCTTCATGCCGGACGATACCAACGCCGGCTACGACATGCGCGAACTGCTCGCCCAGCTCGGCGACGACGACGACCTCGTCGAGATCCAAGCCAACTACGCCGAGAACATCATCTGCGCCTTCGGGCGTATCGACGGCCGAACCGTCGGCTTCGTGGCTAACAACCCGATGCACTACGCCGGCTGCATCGACGCCGACGCCGCCGACAAGGGCGCCCGCTTCGTGCGCACCTGCGATGTGTACAACATCCCGCTCGTCTACGTGGTAGACACACCCGGCTACCTCCCCGGCGTGGACCAGGAGCGGCAGGGCCTCATTCACCGCGGCGCCAAATTCGCCTTTGCCAGCGTCGAGGCCACCGTCCCCAAGGTGGCCCTCATCGTGCGCAAGGCCTACGGCGGCGCCTACGCCGTCATGGGCTCAAAGAACCTCGCCGGCGACATCAACCTGGCGTGGCCCACCGCGCAGATCGCGGTCATGGGCTCCGCCGCTGCCGTCGTGATGATCCAGGGCAAGCAGCTCGACGCCATCGAGGACCCCGCCCAGCGCGAGGCGATGAAGAAGATGTTCATGGACTTCTACGACGAGACCATGACCTCTCCCTACGTCGCCGCTGAGCGCGGCTACATCGACGCGATGATTCAGCCCTCGGAAACGCGTCTCGCGCTGCGCCGAGCTCTGCGTCAGCTGTCTACCAAGTACGACGCTGACCTGCCGAAAAAGCACACAATCTCGCCGCTGTAACGTTTTGGTTACGTCACACGTTAGACTCCTCTAGAAGTCATCGTTCCCAAGAAAGGTTCCGAAACCTATGCTCTCCAGCGCTTTCGACATCGCCGGCGACCTGATCAACTACCTCGTGTGGACCTTCAAGGCCCTCTCCAGCGGCAACCCGCTGTTCAACCTCGGTTCCAGCTTCCCGCGCTAGAAGCTGCGCCTGCGGCACCCGCCCCCAATGGGGTGGGTGCCGTTCTTTGTAATTGCGTGGGCATATTCGGTGGAGCCGTGTGTGGGGTATGCATTGCATAGTCGGGGCGCTCGCCGGCTGGGCGTTGATCCGTATGCATTGCATAGTTGCGGCGCTCGCCGGCTGGGGGCTGATCCGTATGCATTGCATAGTCGCGGGCCCGTCCGCTTCGGGGCCGGGGTGTATGCATTGCATAGTTGGGGCGGTCGGGGGCTGATCGGTATGCATTGCATAGTCGCGGCGCTTGGTTGTCGGGGGTTGATCCGTATGCATTGCATAGTCGGTGCGCTCGACGCTCGGGCGCTGATCCGTATGCATGGCATAGTTTCGGGCCCGTCCGCATGCGGCCGGGGGTATGCGTTGCATAGTTGCGGCGCTCGACGGTCGGGGGCTGATCGGTACGCATTGCATAATCCGTTGCATTCAAACACGCGCGCTATGCAAACGTCGAAAAGCTGCCTTTAGCCAGCTCAACCCACATGTCCGAAGCGTTGTTATACTGTCAATCAAACACATGATCGACACGCTTGGGGGAGCAATGGACACACCACCAACCACCGTCAGCAGGGACAGCGCGCCCTTGCATATCGCGCACACCATCGAAAAAGGGTTCGGCGTATTCTCGCGCCGCAAGGCGCAGATACTCTACGCCATAGCACTTTTCGACGTCCTCGGGCTCGCCCCCCAGTTCGGCGCACAAACGACCGCATTATGGCTTGTTAGGAGCATCGCGGTGCCGAACTCCACCGCCCACGAGTACGTCAGGGTTGCCCGCGCAATGCTGCGCTTCGAGGTGATGGCACAAGCATTCTTGGAGGGGCGAACAAACTACTCCAAGGTCAGATTGATACTGCCGCTGCTCACAAAGGACAACGAGGCTGAGCTGGTGGAGCTGGCCTGCACCATGACGTTTCACGAGTTGGAGATCGCGCTGCTGCAATTCCGCCAGCCAGCAAAGAAAGCGACGAGGACGTCCTACGTGCGTCTAAAAGCCGCGCCGGATGGGCGTATAAAGCTGTGGGCGGATTTCAACGCGGCGGAAGGCGCGCGTGTGATGGCGGCGATGAAGGTCGGGGAACTCGCCTGGCACGACGTGGACTGGGCATCCTTGGCGGGCAACGACGGGGCGGTGGATCCGGAGCGTATCGACGGTGAAATGGACCGTCAGGATAAGCAGGGTAAGAAAGCGCGCGGCTGTTCCGGTTTCGGCCTGCCCATCGGTCAGGTGCTGGTCAGCGCGTTTATGGGTATGGTGAACATGACGTTGTCGCGGCCGCGTAACCCGTTGCGCGCACCGGGGGCGCACGTCAACGTCGTTATGACCACCGACGGCAAGGCCTACCTGCCCTACAACCCTGGTGCGCCCTCGGAGGCGGTGAAAAACTTCCTCGCCAACGCCTCCTACCGGCTCAACAGGGTCGACGATAAAGGGCTGGTGCTCAACAGTGGGCGCGCGTTTCGGCTTGCCTCCGACGCCCAGGTTAACGCGCTGATGCTCATGTGGCGTCACCAGTGCGCGATGCCCGGGTGTAGTCACACGCGCTTCATTGAGATGCATCACGTCCGTGACTGGGCGGACGGCGGGCCGACGGACCTGGACAACTTGCTGCCGTTGTGTTCGGCGTGCCACAGCCTCGTCAGCGACAAGCACATCACGATTTTGCGCGACGGTGGGGACTTTCATTTCCTGGGCCCGGGCGGGGTGCGCTACGTCAGCACAGACCGCGGGCTGCCGGTGCGCAACGACGACGCCCGGACGCTGGAGGAGTTCAACGAGCTCAGCTGGGTCTAGCGGCGCCTCGACACGGCGAGCCTCGCGATGCCGCGCCAGCCGAGCATCAGCGCCGCGGAGGTCGTGCCTGCCACAAGGACGAAGGACCAGTGAGGCAGCTTGTCGCGGTAGAAGCCCCAAATGATCAGGCCGACGACAAGGGTGATCAGCCAAATCAGCCACCCCGTGTTGCGCCGCACCGCAAGCCACGCAAGGGCCAGGCCGACGCCGAAAGGAACAAAGGTCTCGAGCCAACCGAGGAACGTGAACGGCATCTCTTCGGTTTGGTGGGCAGCGCGGGCGAGGAGGGCGAAGGCGGCGATGGCGACGAAATCGGCGGCGATGGCGTAGGGCTTGTGCAACATGACAGGAAGCCTAGCGCTCGGGGGTAGCGGGAGCGCCTAGGACGTAGCCCCGCCCCGCGTAGAAGATGAAGTAGTACACCCAGCCGATGGCGGTGATCAATACGAAGGAGATCAGGCGATAGAGGAGGGTGATGGCGGTGGCGTCGCCAAGCGAGAAGCCCCCGGCGGCGAGGACGCCGACACCGACGGCGTCGACGGTGCCCACGCCGCCGGGGGTGACTTGGGCCGTGCCGGCGAGTTTGGTCATGACGAACGCGAGCATGACGGAGCGCAGAGCTGGGTCGTCGGTGATGGCCAGGGCGGCAAAGTAATACGTGGCCGCGTCGAGGACGCGGTTGAGCAGTGACAGAACGGCCGAGGAGGCGAAGGTACCCGTGGACATGTGAACGGCGGCGATCTGGCCGACGACGTCGGCGACGGGACGTTCGATCCGGCCGGGCAGGTGCCGTACCGCGCGCTGCATGGTGTTCGGGTTGCGGGCCACCCAATACAGGGCTAGGGCAACGCCGACGGACGCGGCCAGGGACGCGGCGAGCGCAGGCAGGGAGAGGTCGGCGCCTAACACGGCGACCGAGAGGACGCCGATGGCCACTAGCCACACCGTGGACAGGGCGCTGGAGATCACGATGAACCAGCCGCACAGCCCGACCGAGGCGCCCCACGAGCGATGCACCTTGAAGGTGAACCAGGCGGAGATCGCGGGGCCCCCAGGGACGGTGGTGGACCACGCGTTGGAGGCCAGCGACAAGCGGTTGCAGGGCGGGAAGCCGACGATGTGGCCCTGGCTGTTAAGCAGCACCTGGCGCACCCCGGACATGGCCACGATGGAGACGTAGGCGACGACGACGGCGGCGATGACGGGGCCCACTCTCGCCCGCGCGAGCGCGTCCCATGCCTCGCCGAGGAAGGGAAGCTGGTCGCGAAGAAAAAACAACGCGAGGATGAGGGCGACGAGGGGCAGGAGCCACCGCGCCCACTTCGCTGCCCGTTCGCGGGCGGTGGTGGCGGGGGTGGACATCTACCGCTCCAGCTCGCGTGGGCCTTGCTCGGAAAGACGGCGCATGAGCTCGTCGAAGGGCACGAGGGAGGAGTCCTCGTCGATGCTGCGGCCGCCGCGGACCGGCAGGGTGTCTGGGATGGTGTCTGAGATGGCGATCTCGCCGGTGCGCGGGTAGGACTCCGGCGTCGCGGGGGCGGGCCCGGAGGAGGACTCGCCGAGGGACGAGTAGGCGCGTTTGACCCAGCGCGGCGCCCACCAGTTGTCCTCGCGCAGCAGGTGCATTACGGCGGGCACGAGCAGGAGGCGGATGATGGTGGCGTCGAGGGCCAGCGAGAAGATCATGCCGAAGGCGATGTACTTCATCATGACGATGTCGCTCATCGCAAACGCCGCCGCGACGACGATCATGATCGCGGCGGCGGCGGTGATGATCCCGCCGGTGCGCGCGGTGCCCGCGGCGATGGCCTCGTCCGTCGACGCCCCGTGGTGGCGCGCCTCCACCATGCGCGAGACGAGGAACACCTCGTAGTCCGTCGACAAGCCGTACAGGATGGCCACGATGAGCACGAGCACGGGGCTCATGAGCGGCCCCGGCGTGAAGTTCAGCACACCCGCCCCCAGCCCGTCGACGAAGACGGCGGTGAGGAAGCCGAGGGTGGCGCCGATCCCGAGCACGTTCATGATCACGGCCTTCGCAGGCAGGATCAGCGACCCGAACAGCAGCGCCATGAGCACGAACGTAGCCACGACCATGTACAGGGCCATCCAGGGCAGCCGCTCGAGCAGCGCCTCGATCGACTCGACCTCCATCGCCGGGGTGCCGCCCACGTACAGGTCGACGCCCTCGGGCGCGTCGATGGCACGCAGTTGCGTGACGACGTCCTCCCCACCGTTTCGGTCCTCCAGCGGCGCAGACAGCACCGTGGTGCCGTCCTGGGAGGGGTGGGTCGGCTCGAGCGGGGAGGTCAGGCCGGTGACCTGGCGCGCTTGGAGGACGACGTCGACAAGCTGCTGGTTGTCCGCCCCGGTGACGACGAGCTTGATGGGGTCGGTCCGGAAAGCGG encodes:
- a CDS encoding cutinase family protein, with product MRKPLIVGAVVIVLALIGLGIYQWQVGETPLPPGEHEPPASSEALPPPEPDWCPAVEVVSIPGTWESSQDDDPFNPQANPYSFMLSITRPLQEAYSIDDVRVWTTPYTAQFRNIQTAAGRTEMTYDESRAEGTARANGELAFVNETCPSTKFIVMGFSQGAVIAGNIANQIGTGANAVPPEKLLGAVMIADGRREPGVGVNPGVEIPGTGAEIALQPLNRVVQAVTPGATMTGAREGGFGAVADRAFEICAPNDSVCDAPQDFGTLLDRAGELLLANGNHAQYATNPEVIPGTTTTQWSIDWARGVIDQQLGR
- a CDS encoding FadD32-like long-chain-fatty-acid--AMP ligase, coding for MDLSVIIQRFIDDDGTIALPQNFTIPALTEMLYFMGAQLGQLDEINIRFWDFSESSEGELRTMTRREVNTRVKAVAARLMQVGQPGDRVAILANNSPEYLFGFMGAMYAGQVPIPLYDPNEPGHGEHLRAVLSDSGATTVLTNKAGGPAVRAFFADLPAAQRPRILSVDSLPDSLAESWVPLETPEGTDTANDTAFLQYTSGSTRMPAGVIITNESIVTNVIQIYTAVDLQQPLRAPIWLPLHHDMGIIVSMLLVVLGNEIELMSPRDFMQQPKRYIKQLSRREDDPDDVHIYSLVPNFALDVMARYAKLSEEDGVDLSAVEGLIIGSEPVTERGVETFVGAFEEYGMRRPTIRPGYGLAEATLIVTTAQTEDRPKFLKLDREKLTEGKAVASEDGVTMASTGQPVRWMNFAIVDPQTRNEVPEGTVGEIWINGANVAGGYLDREEETREAFSNTIGETLQEGLPEDNWLATGDLGALVDGELYITGRLKDLIVVAGRNHYPQDIEDTVQRATEHVRTDSVAAFAVPGDNVECLIVFVERADDADPAGDAAAEDAIRSAVTSVHGISPDVIAFHAPNEIARSSSGKIARRVNMTRFLERDNG
- a CDS encoding type I polyketide synthase, whose product is MTENELSVWLQKWVAEAVGLEPDEVEPTKPLEAFGLSSRDAVIMSGELENLLGRRVDPTVAYQYPTIATLAAALTAAEGERRPVRRRHASSSPGAHDIAIIGSAGRFPGAENNDEFWQVLIDARSTTGPLPEKRWSEYAGDPVVRSKMAEENTDGGYLSDIESFDNEFFGLSPLEAVNMDPQQRVMLELAWEALEDAKLPASSLRGEPVGVFVGSSNNDYGMLIAADPAQAHPYALTGSSSAIIPNRISYAFDFRGPSINVDTACSSSLVSVHHAVRALRDGEADVALAGGVNIMANPFASLMFAELGVISPTSNIHAFSEDADGIVRSEAAGFVVLKRVDDALRDGDTILAVIKGSATNSDGHSNGLTAPNPDAQVDVLERAYADAGLDPAAVDLVEAHGTGTLLGDPIEATALGTVLGRGRDGASPLLLGSAKSNIGHSESAAGVVALIKVLEALKHDTIPASVNYVGPNTYVDFDAQHIEVVEDPREWPRYSGRRVAGVSGFGFGGTNAHVVLADLDPAEYDTDAAATPAELLGAGAVGLPVSGLLPSRRAAAAAGLADFLEGRPDADLQPVARSLATRNHGRSAAVVQASTVEEAVKKLRQVAEGKVAPGIAVADAPAAMGPVFVYSGFGSQHRKMAKRLLETSPLFRRRMEELDEYVQFEAGWSMLEIIRDDELTYDTLTGQVTITAIQIAQTDLLASLGITPAATMGMSMGEMGAAYGAGGITARDAILIACHRARLMSEGEAMIAGTAQEGAMAVVELSREELSDFVDAHPEAQGAEPAVYAGPGMTTIGGPATAVEFVVAELEKQEKFARTLNVRGAGHTSMLDPIMGDLAGELAGLEPSPLTVPLFSSVDRGVVYRPGEVVHDAEYFLRMTRHSVFFQDATEAALAAGHTAFVEISPNPVAVMGMMNTAFGAGKPDTQLLFTSKRKIDEVASLLDLAAKLYVQGVDVDFRGFYGPGRVIDAPRTPFKRTPLWTKARPSSASTSLLGAKVTLPDATVAYSIQADQVFSPHQLIESVAEEVAPGARVVATEESGYLPADGELTTIVATSLGGASIKVYHGSELVVEGFATALELGEKRGLQGVADVTPTPTPAPLDEEIEAVRWDPHSGETVRERLRAIVSESMGYDAEDLPDELPLIDLGLDSLMGMRIKNRVENDFQIPPLQVQALRDASVADVISMVEDAVAGRPDAPQPLPYNSENRTPAAAATKAQGVGVAPRDAAERLVFATWANYVGAAAAGVTSELPQITEEQAEHIAARLSERAGVEITAAFVRGVDTLEPLANEVREGLETPVEGNIRVLRERTEGMDAPSVFVFHPAGGSSIVYEPLARRLGENVPVYGVERLEGSLEERAEAYLEDIERLAAGRPVVLAGWSFGGALAYEVAERLGDDKVAFIALLDTTQPSEPTPNTPEETRARWERYAAFAKGAYGLDFPVPYELLDSAGEEAVLNMLGEFLATTDASEHGLAAGVLEHQRASFVDNQILANLDFGRWAAVSVPVLLFRSERMHDGAIVLEPAYAHIDDDGGWGAIVDDLTIVHLPGDHLAVVDEPAVGIVGKHMNEWIDNVDSL